A single window of Gossypium hirsutum isolate 1008001.06 chromosome A10, Gossypium_hirsutum_v2.1, whole genome shotgun sequence DNA harbors:
- the LOC107897539 gene encoding serine/threonine-protein kinase RUNKEL, which yields MNHYHIYEVIGRGKYSTVYKGRKKKTIEYFAIKSVDKSQRHKVLQEVRILHSLNDPYILKFYSWYETSAHLWLVLEYCTGGDLMTLLRQDGKLPEDSIYFLAYDLVRALQYLHSKGIIYCDLKPSNILLDENGHTKLCDFALARKLSDISKTPSSMLPQAKRGTPCYMAPELFEDGGVHSFASDFWALGCVLYECYTGRPPFVGKEFTQLVKSILSDPTPPLPGSPSSSFVNIVNSLLIKDPAERIKWFELCLHAFWRTKFSLVAFPPQPAFENMIELYAKPCLSERNSDRSSQSKTPKYREKVSKGASRKDENSLMALRGHETAVKGTPIGCKTQTKPSGRAVEEKHKDQSSAIKRVNLLRLSRIAKTNLQKENEKENYRRPFPNSSENESEVKIENTDMELDFDENTEEDVPDEPDGSDVPTCTIEGKISCQNQQQLKAEERDNNMDQSDSQAISSLSTSGESKAHDQESSSNHVEVASTPPSVSSQNRNQRIKESPVSAPDSDCSKSSNNISQVLWHPSDLSVRPVMPSRKADKLSEVIPSLPFEAPQPSDFVKMSKEQLDALNNRIIAIFGGNAGISEKQNVIRYLEMLSNNADAANILTNGPIMIMLVKMLRQSKTSALRVQLASLIGLLIRHSTFIEDEFANSGILGALTDGLRDRQQKVRRFSMAALGELLFYISTQNEHARDNNPPEFPSKDNKPVSGWQVPNSLISLVSSVLRKGEDDMTQLYALRTIENICSQGGQWAARFTSQDVISNLCYIYRAAGKQESTRLTAGSCLVRLVRFNPQSIQSVIDRFSLKDIASTLSKGSLREQQISLNLLNLAFLGSHLFSNIGRYLLPLVEDKNLVPSLLSLIEQGSEVLRGKALVFVALLCKNGKRWLPQFFCNARLLSTVDRLAKEKDNYLKLCLDSFLQVVATTIPSLLDCITGDIQQMMAGRRQISALTSRSAPKNNINLFPVVLHLLGCSSFRNRVVTQQVLEQLANLIQVVETPFQGWDDFQITLLRILESIPEESPVILENPNIFIRGILPSLAVLYKGNRDGNARFLCLKIMFDVMDIILNESSLKDQRSEDLKLISNSHFLALYPTLIEDEDPIPMYAQKLLVMLIEFDYIKISDILDLKMVSKCFEFLLGDLTNANVNNVKLCLALASAPEMDSKLLSQLKVVRKIGNLLEFVYAKDMEDFLEPTVGLCRAFLLCSIGSRKGFIYTKEPTLLGPISSEPSARIDLQQCIRDITDFGSNVGVLLELSASHEASIADIASECIILLLKAAPREATTGVLTNLPKAGSILLSWRKGTSYLILQRILHTVGYSCRQCLSHAMILSITKPEITWIECIVSDLKSSNIPGLADVASLVLLELQRLPCCV from the exons CATTTACTGTGATTTAAAACCGTCAAACATCCTTTTGGACGAGAATGGCCATACAAAG TTATGTGACTTTGCACTTGCTAGAAAGTTGAGTGATATATCTAAAACACCTTCTTCCATG CTGCCACAAGCAAAGCGAGGAACACCTTGTTATATGGCCCCTGAATTGTTTGAGGATGGAGGTGTCCATTCTTTTGCATCTGATTTTTGGGCCCTAGGTTGTGTGCTATACGAGTGTTATACAGGGAGGCCTCCTTTTGTAGGAAAGGAATTCACTCAACTTGTAAAATCCATTCTCTCAGATCCAACTCCTCCACTTCCAGGAAGTCCAAGCTCTTCTTTTGTCAATATTGTTAATTCTTTGCTGATTAAAGATCCAGCTGAAAGAATAAAATGGTTTGAGCTTTGTTTACATGCCTTTTGGAGGACAAAATTTTCTCTGGTAGCTTTCCCTCCTCAGCCTGCTTTTGAAAACATGATTGAGTTATATGCTAAACCATGTCTCTCAGAGCGTAACAGTGACAGATCTTCTCAAAGCAAGACTCCTAAATATAGGGAAAAAGTTTCAAAAGGGGCTTCAAGAAAAGATGAGAATTCTCTCATGGCTTTAAGAGGCCACGAGACAGCAGTCAAAGGTACACCAATTGGCTGTAAAACTCAAACAAAACCTTCTGGAAGAGCAGTGGAGGAGAAGCATAAAGATCAGTCCAGTGCTATTAAGCGTGTGAACCTCTTGAGGTTATCTAGAATAGCCAAAACAAACTTACAGAAGGAGAATGAGAAGGAAAACTACCGTAGGCCTTTTCCAAATAGCTCTGAGAATGAGTCTGAAGTTAAAATCGAGAATACTGATATGGAACTTGATTTTGATGAGAACACTGAAGAGGACGTGCCTGATGAACCTGATGGATCAGATGTTCCTACTTGCACAATTGAAGGAAAAATTTCATGTCAGAATCAGCAACAGCTCAAAGCGGaagaaagggataataacatggACCAATCAGATAGCCAAGCCATCAGTAGTTTGTCGACCTCTGGTGAATCAAAAGCACATGATCAAGAATCATCTTCCAATCATGTTGAAGTTGCTTCAACCCCACCCAGTGTCAGTTCCCAAAACAGAAATCAGAGAATTAAGGAGAGTCCAGTATCTGCTCCTGATTCTGATTGTTCAAAATCATCCAACAATATCTCCCAAGTTCTCTGGCATCCTTCAGATCTTTCTGTAAGACCCGTAATGCCAAGCAGAAAAGCTGATAAGTTGTCAGAGGTAATTCCTTCACTACCATTTGAGGCACCGCAACCTTCTGACTTTGTAAAGATGTCAAAGGAACAATTGGATGCACTGAATAATAGGATCATAGCAATATTTGGTGGAAATGCTGGTATCAGCGAGAAGCAAAATGTGATTAGATATCTTGAGATGCTTAGCAACAATGCAGATGCAGCCAATATCTTGACTAATGGTCCCATAATGATCATGCTTGTCAAAATGCTTAGGCAGTCCAAGACTTCAGCTCTGCGTGTTCAACTTGCTTCACTTATTGGCTTATTGATTCGCCATTCTACTTTTATTGAAGATGAGTTTGCAAATTCTGGGATTTTAGGTGCACTTACCGATGGTCTTAGGGACAGGCAGCAAAAAGTGAGAAGGTTTTCGATGGCTGCATTAGGTGAATTACTTTTCTATATTTCCACTCAGAATGAGCATGCAAGGGATAATAACCCACCTGAATTTCCATCAAAAGACAACAAGCCTGTATCTGGCTGGCAG GTTCCAAATTCATTGATTTCATTAGTGTCATCCGTTTTACGTAAAGGAGAGGATGATATGACTCAACTGTATGCATTAAGGACAATTGAAAACATTTGCAGTCAAGGAGGACAGTGGGCAGCTCGTTTTACCAGCCAGGATGTGATTAGTAACCTTTGTTACATTTATCGTGCTGCAGGGAAGCAGGAGAGCACGAGGCTAACTGCAGGTTCTTGTTTGGTTCGCCTTGTTCGTTTCAATCCCCAAAGCATTCAATCTGTTATAGACAGATTTTCACTTAAGGATATTGCATCTACTCTCAGCAAAGGAAGTCTCCGAGAGCAGCAAATCAGCCTAAATCTTCTAAATTTGGCTTTTCTTGGAAGCCATCTGTTCTCAAATATAGGACGGTACCTTCTACCTTTGGTGGAGGACAAGAATCTGGTTCCTAGTCTTTTGTCTCTTATTGAGCAAGGAAGTGAAGTTTTACGGGGCAAAGCACTTGTTTTTGTCGCTCTTCTTTGTAAGAATGGTAAGAGGTGGTTACCACAATTCTTTTGCAATGCAAGGTTACTCTCCACAGTAGACAGATTGGCAAAAGAGAAGGATAACTATCTAAAGCTGTGTCTGGATTCATTTCTTCAAGTTGTGGCAACAACCATCCCGAGTTTACTGGATTGTATAACTGGAGATATTCAACAAATGATGGCTGGAAGGCGACAGATTTCTGCCCTTACCAGTCGATCTGCTCCAAAGAACAATATTAATTTGTTTCCTGTTGTTCTTCATCTTCTTGGATGCTCATCATTTAGAAACAGAGTTGTGACTCAGCAGGTCTTAGAGCAGTTGGCAAATCTTATTCAAGTTGTGGAGACACCATTTCAA GGATGGGATGACTTCCAAATAACATTGTTACGGATTCTGGAATCCATACCTGAGGAGTCTCCAGTAATCCTTGAAAATCCTAACATTTTTATCCGTGGAATTCTCCCTAGCCTTGCTGTTCTTTACAAGGGCAATAGAGATGGTAATGCCAGATTTTTGTGCCTCAAAATTATGTTTGATGTGATGGACATCATCTTGAATGAATCTTCATTAAAAGATCAAAGGTCAGAGGATCTGAAATTGATATCTAACTCTCATTTTCTTGCTCTCTACCCCACCTTGATTGAAGATGAAGATCCCATTCCCATGTATGCACAGAAGCTTTTAGTGATGTTAATCGAGTTTGATTATATTAAAATCTCTGACATTTTAGATCTCAAAATGGTCTCAAAATGTTTTGAATTTTTGCTTGGCGATCTGACAAATGCCAATGTAAACAATGTCAAGTTGTGTCTAGCTTTGGCTTCAGCTCCGGAAATGGATTCTAAGTTACTTTCACAGCTGAAAGTAGTTAGGAAGATCGGAAATCTCTTGGAGTTCGTATATGCTAAGGATATGGAAGATTTTCTCGAACCAACTGTTGGTTTGTGTAGGGCTTTTCTTCTATGCTCCATAGGCAGTAGGAAAGGTTTCATTTATACCAAAGAACCCACACTTTTAGGCCCCATTTCTTCCGAGCCAAGTGCTCGAATTGATCTGCAGCAATGCATACGAGACATAACGGATTTTGGCAGCAATGTTGGAGTCTTACTGGAGTTGAGTGCTTCTCATGAAGCAAGCATTGCAGATATAGCCTCTGAATGTATCATATTGTTGCTCAAGGCAGCTCCAAGGGAAGCCACAACTGGAGTCCTGACTAATCTTCCAAAAGCAGGTTCAATACTTTTGTCCTGGCGCAAGGGCACCTCTTACTTGATCTTGCAGCGGATATTGCATACTGTCGGTTATTCCTGCAGGCAATGCCTGTCACATGCCATGATACTGTCAATAACGAAACCCGAAATTACATGGATCGAATGTATTGTTTCCGATCTGAAAAGCTCAAATATACCCGGATTAGCTGATGTTGCTTCCCTTGTACTCTTAGAGTTGCAGCGGCTGCCATGTTGCGTTTGA